In one Dermatophilaceae bacterium Sec6.4 genomic region, the following are encoded:
- a CDS encoding response regulator transcription factor produces MRALVVEDEAALAGLLVNYFERDGFDASCTGDGLQAVQLAREIDPDVVVLDLGLPGLDGVEVCRQLRTFCDAYVIMVTARSEEVDTLIGLSVGADDYLTKPFSPRELMARVQVMLRRPRLRSHHDTTVVRPDSFGTLSIDRAGREVWLQGERVSLTRTEFDLLATLSERPKIVFTRHQLIDHVWGPGWVGDEHLVDVHIGHLRRKLKDDASGSRFVRTVRGVGYRMGTGQ; encoded by the coding sequence ATGAGAGCCCTGGTGGTTGAGGACGAGGCAGCATTGGCCGGGTTGCTCGTGAACTATTTCGAACGCGACGGCTTCGATGCCTCCTGCACCGGCGACGGGTTGCAGGCGGTACAGCTCGCGCGAGAGATCGATCCCGATGTGGTCGTCCTGGACCTCGGCCTGCCCGGCCTGGACGGGGTCGAGGTCTGCCGCCAACTTCGTACTTTCTGCGACGCGTACGTGATCATGGTGACCGCGCGCAGTGAGGAAGTGGACACCCTCATCGGGCTCTCGGTGGGCGCGGATGACTACCTCACCAAGCCCTTCAGCCCCCGCGAGCTGATGGCCCGCGTACAGGTCATGTTGCGCCGGCCGCGTCTGCGTTCCCACCATGACACCACCGTGGTGCGCCCTGATTCCTTCGGAACGCTCAGTATCGACCGAGCGGGGCGTGAGGTCTGGCTGCAGGGTGAGCGGGTATCACTGACCCGTACCGAGTTCGACCTGCTGGCGACGTTGTCTGAACGACCCAAGATCGTCTTCACCCGGCATCAGCTCATCGACCACGTGTGGGGACCGGGCTGGGTGGGCGATGAGCACCTGGTGGATGTCCACATCGGGCATTTGCGACGCAAACTCAAAGATGATGCATCCGGTAGCCGGTTTGTGCGCACAGTACGCGGTGTCGGCTACCGGATGGGAACCGGGCAATGA
- a CDS encoding ATP-binding protein → MSKREPFRTGFGARLLGAQALVLLAGAVTTWVVAAIIGPGIFRDHLHLAGISRNASETRYVESAFTSSLAYSISIAVIAATLAALGVTWYFSHRVQRSIAQVATASAHLAAGQYEARVTDPGLGREFAVLAATSNALAKRLQATETTRRRMMADLAHEMRTPLATVEAHLEAVEDGVRTLDEDTLCVIRLSTHRLSRLAEDISAISRAEEGTLDLTRGPITASTIAHSAAQTAADRFTAAGLALETLLDTNAQLLGDPDRIGQVLTNLLDNALRHTPPGGTVRITCSLQRDWVQYVVTDNGHGIAPEHLNHVFERFYRSDPARTRAHAGSGIGLSIAKAIVEAHGGQITATSNGPGQGAEFTVRLPAI, encoded by the coding sequence ATGAGCAAACGCGAACCCTTCCGGACAGGTTTCGGGGCCCGGCTGCTGGGCGCTCAAGCGCTGGTCCTGCTCGCTGGCGCGGTAACCACGTGGGTTGTCGCCGCGATCATCGGGCCCGGTATTTTCCGTGACCACCTGCACCTGGCAGGTATCTCCCGCAACGCCTCCGAAACCCGTTACGTGGAAAGTGCCTTCACCTCCTCCCTCGCCTATTCGATCTCGATCGCGGTGATCGCAGCGACCCTGGCCGCCCTGGGCGTCACGTGGTACTTCTCCCACCGGGTGCAGCGCTCCATCGCTCAAGTAGCTACCGCGTCCGCGCACCTGGCCGCTGGACAATACGAAGCCCGCGTCACCGACCCCGGGCTAGGCCGAGAATTCGCCGTCCTGGCCGCGACAAGCAACGCCCTCGCGAAACGTTTGCAAGCCACCGAAACCACCCGGCGTCGGATGATGGCGGACCTGGCCCACGAGATGCGCACCCCATTAGCCACCGTTGAAGCTCACCTGGAAGCAGTCGAAGACGGTGTGCGCACCCTGGACGAGGACACCCTCTGCGTGATCCGGCTCAGTACCCACCGGTTAAGCCGCCTCGCAGAGGACATCTCAGCGATCTCACGCGCCGAGGAAGGCACGTTGGACCTCACCCGCGGGCCCATTACCGCCTCCACCATCGCCCACAGTGCGGCCCAAACCGCAGCCGACCGCTTCACAGCCGCCGGCTTGGCGCTGGAGACCCTGTTGGACACCAACGCCCAACTCCTGGGCGATCCAGACCGAATCGGCCAGGTACTGACCAACCTGCTCGACAACGCCCTGCGACACACACCACCCGGCGGCACCGTACGGATCACCTGTTCCCTACAACGAGATTGGGTCCAGTACGTGGTGACCGACAACGGCCACGGCATCGCGCCCGAACACCTCAACCACGTCTTCGAACGCTTCTACCGCTCAGACCCCGCACGTACCCGCGCGCACGCAGGCTCCGGCATCGGGCTCAGCATCGCCAAAGCAATCGTCGAGGCTCACGGCGGACAAATCACCGCAACCAGCAACGGCCCAGGACAAGGCGCCGAATTCACCGTCCGACTACCCGCGATCTAA
- a CDS encoding holo-ACP synthase — translation MIVGIGVDVVEIARFASTIQTTPALRARLFTPSERGLPMHSLAGRFAAKEALAKAFGAPGWLRWHDAVVVVGPAGAPSWELTGTLAARALELGVLATHLSISHDGGLATAMVVAEK, via the coding sequence GTGATCGTCGGTATCGGGGTGGATGTGGTCGAGATCGCGCGCTTCGCGTCCACGATCCAGACCACTCCGGCATTACGCGCTCGGCTCTTCACGCCGTCCGAGCGGGGCCTACCGATGCATTCGCTGGCCGGGCGGTTCGCGGCGAAAGAGGCGCTCGCCAAAGCGTTCGGTGCTCCCGGCTGGTTGCGGTGGCACGACGCCGTCGTGGTGGTCGGCCCGGCGGGTGCGCCTTCCTGGGAGCTGACCGGGACTCTCGCCGCGCGAGCGCTTGAGCTCGGTGTCCTGGCGACGCACCTGTCCATCTCGCACGACGGCGGCCTGGCCACCGCCATGGTCGTCGCCGAAAAATAG
- the glmS gene encoding glutamine--fructose-6-phosphate transaminase (isomerizing), whose product MCGIVGYVGRSDDGQALDVVMEGLRRLEYRGYDSAGVALVEGNGAAPHVQVRKKSGKLANLRELIQVDPPAPSRTAIGHTRWATHGGPTDENAHPHRGGTDGKLALIHNGIIENFHPMRARLLEAGVTFESETDTEVVAQLLAQEYDGDLTQAMRAVVSQLDGAFTLLAVHADHPGVVVGARRNSPLVVGLGDGENYLGSDVAAFIGRTRDAMELEQDQIVTITPDSVQVIGFDGAPAQGKKFRVTWDAAAAEKGGYDTFMEKEIHDQPQAVADTLLGRTDEDGRLMLDELRIPEEKLRNINRVTIVACGTAAYAGMVAKYAIEHWSRIPVEVALAHEFRYSDPIVGDRTLVVSISQSGETMDTAMAVKHARDLGALTISICNTHGSTIPRESDAVLYTHAGPEIAVASTKAFLAQITACYVLGLYLAQLKGSEYADKARDVLAELQEVPAKIEELLGRLDRVKEIAHFMADTRSVLFLGRQVGFPVAMEGALKLKELAYIHAEGFAAGELKHGPIALIEPGQPVFVIAPGPDTPYGLHGKVVSNIQEIRARGARTLVIAQDGDEAVVPFADEVIRVPRTSPMLQPLLTVVPLQVFALELSTAKGLDVDQPRNLAKSVTVE is encoded by the coding sequence ATGTGCGGAATTGTCGGATATGTCGGTCGATCCGACGATGGTCAGGCTCTCGATGTGGTCATGGAGGGCCTACGCAGGCTGGAGTACCGGGGGTATGACTCTGCCGGGGTGGCCCTGGTCGAAGGCAACGGCGCCGCCCCTCATGTGCAGGTGCGCAAGAAGTCCGGCAAGCTCGCCAACCTGCGGGAACTGATTCAGGTCGACCCGCCGGCCCCCTCGCGTACGGCTATCGGTCACACCCGGTGGGCGACCCACGGCGGGCCTACCGACGAAAACGCCCACCCGCACCGCGGCGGCACCGACGGCAAACTGGCGCTGATCCACAACGGAATCATCGAGAACTTCCACCCCATGCGGGCCCGGCTGCTCGAAGCGGGAGTGACCTTCGAGAGCGAAACCGACACCGAGGTCGTCGCGCAGTTGCTCGCGCAGGAGTACGACGGGGACCTGACGCAGGCCATGCGCGCCGTGGTTTCCCAGCTTGACGGCGCCTTCACGCTGCTCGCGGTGCATGCCGACCACCCCGGAGTGGTGGTGGGTGCCCGACGCAACAGTCCGCTCGTCGTCGGTCTGGGGGACGGTGAAAACTATCTGGGCTCCGACGTGGCGGCTTTCATCGGCCGCACCCGCGACGCAATGGAGTTGGAGCAGGACCAGATCGTGACCATCACCCCGGATTCGGTGCAGGTCATCGGGTTCGACGGTGCGCCCGCGCAGGGCAAGAAGTTCCGCGTCACCTGGGATGCAGCAGCTGCGGAGAAGGGCGGATACGACACCTTCATGGAGAAGGAGATCCACGACCAGCCGCAGGCCGTCGCGGACACGCTGCTCGGGCGGACCGACGAGGACGGCCGGCTCATGCTGGACGAGCTGCGCATCCCGGAAGAGAAACTACGCAACATCAATCGGGTAACGATTGTGGCGTGCGGAACCGCGGCGTACGCCGGGATGGTCGCCAAATACGCCATCGAGCACTGGTCGCGAATCCCCGTGGAGGTGGCGCTCGCGCACGAGTTCCGTTACTCCGATCCGATTGTCGGAGACCGCACCTTGGTGGTCTCCATCAGTCAGTCGGGGGAGACGATGGACACTGCGATGGCCGTCAAGCATGCCCGCGACCTGGGTGCGCTTACCATCTCGATCTGTAACACGCACGGTTCGACGATCCCGCGCGAATCGGACGCAGTGCTCTATACCCACGCCGGTCCGGAGATCGCCGTCGCATCGACCAAGGCCTTCCTGGCCCAGATCACCGCGTGCTACGTGCTCGGGCTCTACCTTGCCCAGTTGAAGGGCTCGGAATACGCCGACAAAGCGCGCGACGTATTGGCCGAGCTGCAGGAGGTGCCCGCGAAAATCGAGGAGCTGCTGGGTCGGTTGGACCGGGTGAAGGAGATCGCCCACTTCATGGCCGACACCCGCTCGGTGCTCTTCCTGGGCCGCCAGGTCGGATTCCCTGTTGCGATGGAGGGTGCGTTGAAGCTGAAGGAGCTGGCATACATCCACGCCGAAGGATTTGCCGCCGGCGAGCTCAAACATGGTCCGATCGCGCTGATCGAGCCCGGTCAGCCGGTGTTCGTCATAGCTCCCGGCCCGGATACGCCCTACGGCCTGCACGGCAAGGTCGTCTCCAACATCCAGGAGATCCGCGCGCGCGGCGCGCGCACCCTGGTCATCGCCCAGGACGGCGACGAGGCAGTTGTGCCGTTTGCGGACGAGGTCATCAGGGTGCCGCGTACCAGCCCGATGCTGCAACCGTTGTTGACCGTGGTGCCCCTGCAGGTGTTCGCGCTGGAGCTTTCGACGGCCAAGGGGCTGGATGTGGATCAGCCGCGCAACCTGGCCAAATCTGTCACCGTCGAATGA
- the coaA gene encoding type I pantothenate kinase, giving the protein MSRATEVVSPYVELDRAAWAHLRDTSPMSLDAADLRRLRSSGDRIDLLEVEEVYLPLSRLLSFYVDATRGLHRVTGRFLGEAPAKVPFVIGVGGSVAVGKSTTARVLRELLARWPGTPRVELVTTDGFLFPNAELERRGLLGRKGFPESYDRRSLVRFVAAVKSGVSEVTAPVYSHLTYDIVAGEHIVVHRPDVLIIEGLNVLAAPMPQTGRGSSLALSDFFDFSVYVDAREQDIRRWYVDRFLALRETAFADPASYFHRYAALTDEQARAQAQRIWSDINGPNLVENVLPTRSRASLVLTKGSGHDVRRIRLRKL; this is encoded by the coding sequence GTGTCGCGCGCAACCGAGGTCGTCAGTCCGTATGTCGAGTTGGACCGCGCAGCGTGGGCACACCTGCGCGACACCTCGCCGATGAGCTTGGACGCGGCGGATCTGCGAAGACTGCGCAGCAGCGGGGACCGTATCGATCTGCTGGAGGTCGAGGAGGTCTATCTGCCCCTGTCCCGTCTGCTCAGTTTCTACGTCGACGCCACCCGGGGTCTGCACCGGGTGACCGGCCGCTTCCTGGGCGAAGCACCTGCCAAAGTGCCGTTCGTGATCGGCGTCGGCGGATCGGTGGCCGTCGGCAAATCGACCACAGCCCGGGTCCTACGCGAGTTACTCGCACGATGGCCGGGGACCCCCCGGGTGGAGCTGGTGACCACGGACGGTTTTCTGTTTCCGAACGCGGAGCTGGAACGCCGCGGCCTGCTGGGGCGCAAAGGGTTTCCGGAGTCCTACGACCGGCGATCGCTGGTGCGCTTCGTCGCAGCGGTCAAGTCGGGCGTCTCTGAGGTGACCGCACCGGTCTACTCCCACCTGACCTACGACATCGTCGCCGGCGAACACATCGTCGTCCACCGGCCCGATGTGCTGATCATCGAAGGTCTCAACGTGTTGGCCGCTCCGATGCCGCAGACCGGGCGCGGAAGCAGTTTGGCATTGTCGGACTTCTTCGATTTCTCGGTGTACGTCGATGCACGCGAGCAGGACATCCGTCGGTGGTATGTCGACCGGTTCCTGGCGCTTCGCGAGACGGCCTTCGCCGATCCCGCGTCGTACTTCCATCGTTATGCCGCGCTCACTGACGAGCAGGCCCGCGCTCAGGCCCAGCGGATCTGGTCGGACATCAACGGGCCCAACCTGGTCGAGAACGTGCTACCCACCCGCAGCCGCGCAAGTCTGGTGTTGACCAAAGGATCCGGCCACGAC